The bacterium region CTTATCAAGAGGAAAGCCTGGGGGATATAGATGAAAAGACATTAAGGCTATATGCCTTTAAGGATAATAGCTGGCATCTTACAAGGGATTCCAATGTTGATACAATAAGAAATATTGTCTTTGGGCTTATTGACCACCTTTCAATCTTTGCAATCCTTGGAAGCAAAACAAACACCCCATCCTATCCCCTTTTTTGGCCAAACCCATATTATGCAGATAGGCACAATAAGATTGTATTTAGCAATGAGATAAACGAGGCTTTTGTCTATAACCTAAAAGGAGAGCTTATAAAGGAAATAAAAACACATATCTGGAATAATCCAGAAAATGAGCTTCCATCCGGTGTTTATTTTATCATTCTTAAGAAAGGAAAGAAAAAATATATAAGGAAGCTTGGGATTGTAAGATAGCTTGGCAAGTTTAAGATTTATCCTAAATAGAGGAGATAAGTAATCGCTGAAGGAAGGAATGAAAAGTATAATGTTGTAATAACCTATTGGGAGGAGAAGAAATAATGCGATATTTTTTGGATATAAAAATTTTTCTTGACAGGAAAGTAAAAAATGTTGTATATTTAAGTAAATTTAAAAAATAAATTTGCAATTTAAAAAAAAGCTAAAGTTTTTTTTCTTTTTTGCCGATAAATAATAAAAGGGATTTTGTAGGCAGGAAAGAAAGGGAGGGGAGAAAGGTGAAAGTTGTATAAAATAAGAAAAGATGAATTTTTACACCAAAAAAAGGGAGGTGAAAAAAGGGGGATTAAACTAAAGACTGGCAAAATACCAGTCTCTTTTATTTTAAAGAGATGAGTCTTGGGCAGATTTTTAAGACAAAATGGGAGAGATAAAGGTAAAGGTTGGGCTAGAAAATTTTGCAGATAGATATATGTATCTTAAAAATAAGATAAGAAAAGATGAGATAAGAAGCTATGAGATGGAGGGAGTAGTTGATACAGGTGCGGTGATGCTTGCCCTTCCTCAAGATGTAGTAGAGGAGCTTGGTTTAGAGATTTTGCGCAAGGTAGTGGTTACTTATGCAGATGAGAGAAAGGAGGAAAGGCCTGTTGCTGAAGGCGTTACCATAAAGATTGGTAAAAGGTTTATGACCACTAATTGCATTGTTGGGCCACCAAGGTCCGAGGCATTGATAGGGCAAATTATTTTAGAAGAGCTTGATTTAGTTCCAGATTGTCAAAAACAGACCCTAGGTCCAAGGCCTGAATCACCAATCTATCCTTCTTTGAAAATGAAATATGTTAAACATAAGGCTTTTTTAAAACCAAAAGACCAGAAAGAGGCATTTTCCAATGCTAAAAGATATATTGCTAATGCAAAGGAGACATTATCAAAATCTCCTATTGAGTATGACCGATACAAGGATGAAAAATATGTTAAGGAGGCATCAGGAATGGCATATTTAGCAGCCATTTCTGCAATTGATGGCCGGCTTCTTTCAACTGGCACATCCCCTGACAAGCTTCCAGCAAGGATTAAAGAATGCGAAAAGGCATTAAGAAGGATTCCTCATAATGGAAAGCTGATGGCAGCTATGGGTACTGTCTATGAAAATCTTCATATCTTTGGCTATTATAGGAGCGGAGTGAGTGTTGATATGATAAAAGATGGCTTTCAAAAGGCAAAGTTAATTATTGATACATTATCAAAGGAGAAAGTAGCATAATGTCATACTTAGAGATGTTGGGACTGATTGTTGCAGGAGGAGGAACAGTGGCTTTAATGTTAGGTATTTTCTTGGTAATATATTTCAAGGGAGAATGGAAGGATGTTAGGCGGATTTCTTTTAGAGAATTTAGGGGGATTTAGATGCCAGTAGCATTACCGTTAGAGGTTTATGAGGTATTAGAAAGAAGCTTTGGTAGGGAAGATGCAACAAAGGTTGTAAAATCCTTTGAAGCAACCATTTTTGATATTACAGATTATAAATGGAAGACCACGAATGATGAGTTGCTTAAAGCCATAAGGGAAGAATTTATAACGAAACAGGTGTTTGTTGCAGAGATGAAAGCAGTTGAGGCAAAGATAGAGAATGTAAAGGTAGGATTGGAGGCGAAGATAGAGAATCTAAGGTTAGAATTGGAGGCAAAGATAGAGAATCTAAGGTTAGAATTGGAGGTAAAGATAGAGAATGTAAAGGGAGGATTAGAGGGAAGGATTACAGGGCTAAATGGAAAATTGAATTTTTTGATAATCCTTACAATCCTTGCCCTTACCTTTACGAACCCTGTTGTGGCTGATATTATAAAGGGATTGATAAAATGAAGAAGATTAATATGATTGATAGACGGGCAGAAGAAAGGCATAGGGAGGCAATGGCAAGATGAGAATGGTATTTGCATTTTTGATTTTAGCTGGTTTTTGCTTAGCAAAGACAGCCGGGGAGAGTGGATTGGCTTTTCTTAAGCTGGAAAGAGATGGCTTTGGATTTTTTGAAAATCCCGCATCTTTGGTAGATAAAGGAAGGTCAGCGGGTTTTATGTACTCAATGCCATTAAATGAAGTAAGTGGCCTTAAGCAGGGGTTGGCAAATGTATCCTATCCATTAAAGAACGGCGTAATCGGTGGAGAGATAATTTATTTTGGCTATGGCGAGATGGATGAATACGATAATTCGGGAACAAGGACAGGAAGAAGCTGGTCTGCCTATGACCTTTGTGCAAAGCTTTCCTATGCAAGGGAAATGTTTGGCTTAAAGCTTGGCGGCGCTCTTAAGGCAATAAGCTCAAAGATTGATACTGCAAAGGGAAGTGCCTTTGCCCTTGATTTTGGTGCAATAGCTAACCTTTGTCCAGGGCTAGAAGTCGGAGGAAGCCTAAAGAATCTAGGAACAAAGATAAAGTATGATCACGATAAATTTTCGCTTCCCTTAAGCTTCAATATTTCTTCATCCTATAATATCCCATTATTGGCAAAGATAAAGGGAGAATTGACCATTCCCAATGATTCTGACCCTTATATTTCTTTGGGAATAGAAAAGGAATTTGTAAAGGTCTTAAATTTAAGATTAGGCTATTCTACAAGAAAGACATCGGGTTCGGGAATATCCGCTGGCTTTGGAGTGAAGCATCTAGCCTATTCATTTGACTATTTATTTAAACCCTATGGAAATTTGGGTGATTCGCACATTGTTTCAATGGGGGTTAAGTTTTAGGATGGATGTTAAAGATATAACTGAGGCAGTTTCAAATATTTTGATTCCAAAGCTTGGTGAGCTTTCTGCAAAAATAGATGGAATTGAAAAAAGGATGGAGAGGTTTGAGGGAAGGATGGATGAGTTTTCGGGAAGGATGTCTGCTATGGAGCAAAGGATGACTGCCTTTGAGCAACAGCTTATTTATATCCATCAGAGGATAGATGATACGAACAAAAGAATAGATGATGTAAGGACAGAATTGCTTGGAAAGATAGATGAGACAAACAAAAGAATAGATGATGTAAGGACAGAATTGCTTGGAAAAATTGAGGATGCACGAACTGAATTGCTTGGAAAAATTGAGGATGCACGAACTGAATTGCTTGGAAAAATTGAGGATACACGAACTGAATTGCTTGGAAAAATTGAGGATACACGAACTGAATTGCTTGGAAAAATTGAGGATACACGAACTGAATTGCTTGAAAGGATTGAGAAAATAGATGAAAAGGTGGAAGAAATAAGAAAGGATGTAATAAGAAGGCTGGATGAAATGAATAGATGGATAGGTGATACAAATAAAAGAATAGATGGATTTTTTGATAAGACAGTTATCCATAAGGAAAGGTGGGAGAATATAGAAATTAGGGTTTTAAGGCTAGAAGAGGGAATGCAGATGCTTAAGGAGAAGGTAGCATAATGGAGGCAGGTAGTATTAGAAAGAGGCTTGCGGTTCTAACAGGTGGAGTCTGCCTTTTTGTGCTTTCGTCCCTGTTTATGGTAAAGGAGGAAAGAGAACAATGACCTGGTTACAACTTATTGCCCAAGGTGCTATATTTGCTACATTTATTGGTGCATTTATTGCGATTGCGGCATATTTCAATGGGAGGCATATAAAGGAAGGGGTGAAAGATATAGGAAGTTTTATAAAAGAGACACAGAACCTTATAAGAGAGACACAGAACCTTATAAGAGAAACACAGAAAGAGACGCAGAACATTATTGTCTCTGAAGCCGAAAAATCAAGGGAATTGATGGAGAAAATCCATAGCGAGACAATAAAATATATAGAAAGGACTCATAGTGATACAATGCT contains the following coding sequences:
- a CDS encoding DUF5618 family protein, which gives rise to MGEIKVKVGLENFADRYMYLKNKIRKDEIRSYEMEGVVDTGAVMLALPQDVVEELGLEILRKVVVTYADERKEERPVAEGVTIKIGKRFMTTNCIVGPPRSEALIGQIILEELDLVPDCQKQTLGPRPESPIYPSLKMKYVKHKAFLKPKDQKEAFSNAKRYIANAKETLSKSPIEYDRYKDEKYVKEASGMAYLAAISAIDGRLLSTGTSPDKLPARIKECEKALRRIPHNGKLMAAMGTVYENLHIFGYYRSGVSVDMIKDGFQKAKLIIDTLSKEKVA
- a CDS encoding PorV/PorQ family protein; the protein is MRMVFAFLILAGFCLAKTAGESGLAFLKLERDGFGFFENPASLVDKGRSAGFMYSMPLNEVSGLKQGLANVSYPLKNGVIGGEIIYFGYGEMDEYDNSGTRTGRSWSAYDLCAKLSYAREMFGLKLGGALKAISSKIDTAKGSAFALDFGAIANLCPGLEVGGSLKNLGTKIKYDHDKFSLPLSFNISSSYNIPLLAKIKGELTIPNDSDPYISLGIEKEFVKVLNLRLGYSTRKTSGSGISAGFGVKHLAYSFDYLFKPYGNLGDSHIVSMGVKF